The window GGGCTTGAGCCCGCAGACCTGTGCCACCATCCGCGTGAGCAGCGCGTAGCTCGCGATGTTGAACGGCACGCCGAGGAACAGGTCCGCGCTGCGCTGGTAGAGCTGGCACGAAAGCTCGCCGTCCGCGACGTAGAACTGAAAGAGCGCGTGGCACGGCGGCAACGCCATCGTGTCCACTTCGCCGGGGTTCCACGCGGTGACGATGTGGCGGCGCGAGTCCGGGTTTCGGCGGAGTTGCGCGATGGCCTCGTCCACCTGGTGTATGCTCCGGCCGTCGCTCGTGCGCCAGTCGCACCACTGCGCGCCATAGACGCGGCCGAGGTTGCCGTCGGCGCCGGCCCACTCGTTCCAGATGGTCACGCCACGCTCCTGCAGCCAGCGCACGTTCGTGTCGCCGCGGAGGAACCAGAGCAGTTCGTAGATGATGGACTTGAGGTGGAGCTTCTTGGTCGTAAGCAGCGGGAAGCCCGCGCGCAGGTCGAAGCGCGCCTGTGCGCCGAACACCGAGTAGGTGCCGGTGCCCGTGCGGTCGGCCTTGAACTTGCCGCGCTCGAGGACGAGCCGGAGGAGGTCGTGGTATTGGTGCATCGGTGTCGTCGTCGCCGGGACGGATTTGACGGCATGGGACGGATGGCCGCGTGAACGTCGCGGAGGGATTTACGCGAAGCGATGTGGCGCGCCAAGAGTTATCAGCCGCACAACTCCTTCAACCTCCTCAACACCGGCGGCATCGCCGTGAACGGGTCTTCCTTCGCCTCGTATTCCAGCGCGACCCAGCCTTGGTAACCGCCGTCGCGCAGCGCCTTCACGAAGCGCGGCAGGTCGGCGGCTTCGCTCG of the Verrucomicrobiota bacterium genome contains:
- a CDS encoding thymidylate synthase, yielding MHQYHDLLRLVLERGKFKADRTGTGTYSVFGAQARFDLRAGFPLLTTKKLHLKSIIYELLWFLRGDTNVRWLQERGVTIWNEWAGADGNLGRVYGAQWCDWRTSDGRSIHQVDEAIAQLRRNPDSRRHIVTAWNPGEVDTMALPPCHALFQFYVADGELSCQLYQRSADLFLGVPFNIASYALLTRMVAQVCGLKPGEFVHTFGDLHLYANHLEQAKLQLARAPRPPPVMKLNPAVTNIHDFKFEDFTLEGYDPHPAIKAPIAV